The Aureispira anguillae genome contains a region encoding:
- a CDS encoding eCIS core domain-containing protein → MYSHLNKNEENKHKSISSDPVQKQGENDYTDFVDNSPEAKQAVQLQAMADNSPEAKQAAQLQAMADSSPEAKEAARLQAMADKNSEVEQPIAPNKPNNTGLPDDLKTGIENLSGYSMDDVKVHYNSDKPAQLQAHAYAQGTDIYLGSGQEKHLPHEAWHVVQQMQGRVKPTVTTENGVGVNDDKGLETEADAMGKEIFNKKKNQNQLAHEPIKVDKSSKSVIQLKNADEKLKEKNYKIAVVGEMHKEDTLKKWEKEYWEENGIDIKYENDSFDLTYEEKELSLFFDDPLLRVLQSTEFIVNLFAKFLKEEILEESAFWEEYDYLKGAFKKSLGKMNDQIYTLSELGKQIYPVDLLDLFSVIESNMELIDNTLREKKSLAIFNKINDINQEREDKEKRSRFEKLQDYLSSTTEKKLKTINRFKTINKSVIELEFLTEIGKKLLSYNTKNKEVSTIRTIAMFDYLHLAEHIGAENTIWKIGDSHREELDSIESKYIPKSIIIINRNDYFKDVCVPLRRKKADVNNISEGEKKLKWAGFTLNPQNRKLEDSDYNSLSNLFFRKKEEVSD, encoded by the coding sequence ATGTACTCTCATCTTAATAAAAACGAAGAAAATAAACATAAATCTATATCAAGTGATCCAGTTCAAAAGCAAGGTGAAAATGATTATACTGATTTTGTAGATAACAGTCCTGAGGCAAAACAGGCTGTTCAATTGCAAGCAATGGCTGATAATAGCCCAGAGGCAAAACAAGCTGCTCAACTACAAGCAATGGCAGATAGCAGTCCAGAAGCGAAAGAAGCTGCTCGATTACAGGCAATGGCTGATAAGAATTCTGAAGTAGAGCAACCAATCGCTCCAAATAAGCCTAATAACACAGGTTTGCCCGATGATCTTAAAACAGGGATTGAGAATCTATCAGGTTATTCTATGGATGATGTAAAGGTGCATTATAATTCTGATAAGCCTGCTCAGTTACAAGCACATGCTTATGCTCAAGGAACAGATATTTATTTGGGATCTGGGCAAGAAAAGCATTTGCCTCATGAGGCTTGGCATGTGGTGCAGCAAATGCAGGGAAGGGTGAAGCCTACTGTTACTACAGAAAATGGCGTTGGTGTTAATGATGATAAAGGATTGGAAACAGAAGCTGATGCTATGGGAAAAGAAATTTTTAATAAGAAGAAAAATCAAAATCAGTTAGCTCATGAGCCTATAAAAGTAGATAAATCTTCAAAATCAGTAATTCAACTAAAGAATGCTGACGAAAAATTGAAAGAAAAAAATTATAAAATAGCAGTTGTAGGTGAAATGCATAAAGAAGACACTCTGAAAAAGTGGGAAAAAGAATATTGGGAAGAAAATGGTATAGATATTAAGTATGAAAATGATAGCTTTGATCTTACTTACGAAGAGAAAGAACTATCTCTTTTTTTTGATGATCCATTATTAAGAGTCCTCCAGTCTACAGAGTTTATAGTAAATCTATTTGCTAAATTCCTAAAGGAGGAAATTTTAGAAGAAAGTGCATTTTGGGAAGAATACGATTATTTAAAAGGGGCATTTAAGAAGTCTTTAGGAAAGATGAATGATCAAATTTATACCTTAAGTGAATTAGGAAAACAAATATATCCAGTAGATTTGTTAGATCTATTTAGTGTCATTGAATCTAATATGGAATTAATTGATAATACCTTACGTGAAAAAAAATCTCTAGCTATTTTTAATAAAATTAATGACATTAATCAAGAACGTGAGGATAAAGAGAAAAGGTCTCGTTTCGAAAAACTCCAAGATTATTTGAGTAGTACAACGGAAAAAAAACTTAAAACCATCAATAGATTTAAAACCATCAATAAAAGTGTTATAGAATTAGAGTTTTTAACGGAAATAGGGAAAAAATTACTTTCATATAATACGAAAAACAAAGAGGTAAGTACAATAAGGACTATCGCAATGTTTGATTATTTGCATTTGGCAGAGCATATAGGAGCAGAAAATACAATTTGGAAAATTGGAGATAGCCATAGAGAAGAGCTTGATTCTATAGAAAGTAAGTACATACCAAAGAGCATCATAATTATTAATAGAAATGACTACTTTAAAGATGTGTGTGTGCCATTGAGACGGAAAAAAGCAGATGTCAATAATATTAGTGAAGGAGAGAAAAAGTTAAAATGGGCTGGTTTTACCTTAAATCCACAAAACAGAAAATTAGAGGATAGTGATTATAACTCATTAAGTAATTTGTTTTTTAGAAAAAAAGAAGAGGTAAGTGACTAG
- a CDS encoding glycoside hydrolase family 19 protein codes for MLLRGSLHWYTGYYGRGFVQLTHQRNYAKMSQLLGVDFVANPALVLKPSYAARILVQGMLLGAFTRKPLKNYINSSKVDFYTARRVVNGLDRAQRIEGYANLIAQAIV; via the coding sequence TTGCTGCTTAGGGGAAGCCTACATTGGTATACGGGTTATTATGGGCGTGGTTTTGTCCAGCTCACTCACCAGCGCAACTATGCCAAGATGTCTCAGCTTTTAGGGGTGGACTTTGTTGCCAATCCTGCTTTGGTTTTAAAACCTTCTTATGCCGCTCGTATTTTGGTACAAGGCATGTTACTAGGGGCTTTCACTCGTAAGCCTTTAAAGAATTACATCAACAGCTCTAAGGTGGATTTTTATACTGCTCGTAGGGTGGTTAATGGCTTGGATCGGGCACAAAGAATAGAGGGCTATGCTAATTTGATTGCTCAAGCTATTGTTTAG
- a CDS encoding IS3 family transposase: MILDCLSKEYSIRRTCVVLGLRRQTYYSRKSGHRPEEKDEEIVDLLHQLTKRFVSWGFWKIYHYLRNQGYAYNHKRIYRIWCIEGLNLRLPPKRKRIYRKYQQLLAPKEVNKGWAMDFLSDWVVSPTNHRIRIINIMDEGSRRALWTEAHHNISAKKLIEVLEKVIEYRGKPSYIRCDNGPEFISEKLKLWANKHDIELKFIQPGKPSQNGLIERLNKTLRAECLNLCWFQSLEELNEEIQVWSQIYNLERPHKNLGNITPDSFEILNQKLYFLAVAA; encoded by the coding sequence ATGATATTGGATTGCTTGTCAAAAGAATACAGCATTCGTCGTACTTGTGTTGTTTTGGGCTTACGCCGTCAGACATATTATAGTCGTAAATCAGGTCATCGCCCAGAAGAAAAGGATGAAGAAATAGTGGATTTACTTCATCAGTTAACAAAACGTTTTGTATCATGGGGCTTTTGGAAAATTTATCACTATTTGAGAAATCAAGGCTATGCCTATAATCATAAGAGAATTTATCGTATATGGTGTATAGAGGGTTTAAATTTACGTTTACCGCCCAAACGCAAGAGGATTTATCGAAAATATCAACAACTTTTGGCTCCTAAAGAAGTCAACAAAGGTTGGGCTATGGATTTTCTAAGTGATTGGGTTGTTAGCCCAACTAATCATCGTATACGAATTATCAATATTATGGATGAAGGTTCTCGCCGAGCCTTATGGACAGAAGCTCATCATAATATTTCAGCTAAAAAGCTAATAGAGGTTTTGGAGAAAGTGATAGAATATCGTGGAAAACCATCTTATATTCGTTGTGACAATGGTCCTGAGTTTATTTCAGAAAAGCTCAAATTGTGGGCAAATAAACATGATATTGAATTGAAATTCATCCAACCAGGAAAGCCATCTCAGAATGGTTTGATTGAGCGTTTGAATAAAACATTGAGAGCCGAATGTTTGAACTTATGCTGGTTTCAATCTCTAGAAGAATTAAATGAAGAAATACAGGTTTGGAGTCAGATTTATAATCTAGAACGACCTCATAAGAACTTAGGTAATATTACCCCAGATTCCTTTGAGATTCTAAATCAGAAACTCTACTTTTTAGCGGTTGCTGCTTAG
- a CDS encoding transposase translates to MKRSKFSTAQKAKILAEHDGGKSVMDLCRQYQISAATLYKWKKDYEDSQDEDKRRIKELEAENVRLKKMYANLSIDHEILQEGYAMVKKFQAQKNKK, encoded by the coding sequence ATGAAGAGGAGTAAATTTAGCACAGCTCAAAAAGCAAAGATATTAGCAGAGCATGACGGCGGAAAAAGTGTAATGGATTTATGCCGTCAATACCAAATTAGTGCAGCTACGTTGTATAAATGGAAAAAGGACTATGAAGATAGTCAAGATGAAGATAAACGAAGAATAAAGGAATTAGAGGCAGAAAATGTTCGTTTAAAAAAGATGTATGCTAATTTAAGTATCGATCATGAGATACTTCAAGAAGGTTATGCAATGGTAAAAAAGTTCCAAGCCCAAAAGAACAAGAAATGA
- a CDS encoding glycoside hydrolase family 19 protein, which yields MKPQHKIYLGGAVGLIAAILLIRAFLLKLQRERIIQACEQAFGNLDATQKDSIRIIVQTFEQYGDKDFNKLIYILATTRHESNFRPIEERRASPSQTDVYNRQNAYWYTGYYGRGFVQLTHQRNYAKMSQLLGVDFVANPALVLKPSYAARILVQGMLLGAFTRKPLKNYINSSKVDFYTARRVVNGLDRAQRIEGYANLIAQAIV from the coding sequence ATGAAACCACAACACAAAATATATCTTGGAGGAGCAGTGGGGCTGATTGCTGCGATTCTTCTCATTCGAGCTTTTTTGCTAAAGCTCCAGAGAGAACGAATTATACAAGCTTGCGAGCAAGCCTTTGGAAACTTAGATGCTACTCAAAAGGATTCTATTCGTATTATTGTACAAACCTTTGAGCAATACGGCGACAAGGATTTTAATAAGCTCATTTATATTCTAGCCACCACCCGACATGAAAGTAACTTTAGACCCATTGAGGAGCGCAGAGCTTCACCTTCTCAAACCGATGTTTACAATCGTCAGAATGCCTATTGGTATACGGGTTATTATGGGCGTGGTTTTGTCCAGCTCACCCACCAGCGCAACTATGCTAAGATGTCTCAGCTCTTAGGGGTGGATTTTGTTGCCAATCCTGCTTTGGTTTTAAAACCTTCTTATGCCGCTCGTATTTTGGTGCAAGGCATGTTACTAGGGGCTTTCACTCGTAAGCCTTTAAAGAATTACATCAACAGCTCTAAGGTGGATTTTTATACTGCTCGTAGGGTGGTTAATGGCTTGGATCGGGCGCAAAGAATAGAGGGCTATGCTAATTTGATTGCTCAAGCTATTGTTTAG
- a CDS encoding peptidoglycan-binding domain-containing protein codes for MKSSIKEYKKPLIGLGLIALVILIYATKEQWMNFFLPRGLSKDSNTPVKPSSTNTPSETIDRNQLLKKGDRGLSVQELQRLLNAEHDYQSQHGTVPIEAKLVVDQIFGAKTEALLFKFTNKKTMSIHQLQLILANQKN; via the coding sequence ATGAAAAGCAGCATCAAAGAATATAAAAAGCCCTTAATTGGGCTAGGACTAATTGCTCTTGTGATCTTGATTTATGCTACCAAGGAGCAATGGATGAACTTCTTTTTGCCCAGGGGACTGAGCAAAGACAGCAATACCCCTGTTAAGCCTAGCAGCACCAATACACCATCTGAAACGATTGATCGAAATCAACTGCTAAAAAAGGGCGATCGGGGCTTGTCCGTTCAGGAGTTGCAACGCCTTTTGAATGCAGAGCACGATTATCAAAGTCAACACGGCACCGTTCCTATTGAAGCAAAGCTCGTGGTTGATCAGATTTTTGGTGCTAAAACAGAAGCGCTCTTGTTTAAGTTCACCAACAAAAAGACCATGAGCATTCATCAATTGCAACTGATTCTAGCCAATCAAAAAAACTAA
- a CDS encoding N-acetylmuramoyl-L-alanine amidase has protein sequence MMVILDNGHGGMIGGNYQTLGKQYQFKDGTTIYEGEFNRAIKARVAELLTAKGIPYYDLVPENKDISLKERIRRANAIHEQYKGKTFLISIHADAGGGSGAGVFIAKQSSQKSLYYATWARDLFSRHFPESKHRGIKRRNFYVLRYSFMPAILLENFFMDNEQECKTYLLTQKGRDRIAWYIVDLIQNILEHGDLVA, from the coding sequence ATGATGGTTATTTTAGACAATGGGCACGGGGGAATGATTGGAGGCAATTATCAAACCTTGGGCAAGCAATACCAATTTAAGGACGGCACCACTATTTATGAGGGTGAATTTAACCGTGCCATCAAAGCAAGGGTCGCTGAGCTGTTGACCGCTAAAGGAATTCCTTATTACGATTTAGTGCCTGAAAACAAGGACATTTCCCTCAAGGAACGTATTCGGCGAGCCAATGCCATCCACGAGCAATACAAGGGCAAAACCTTTTTGATTTCTATCCATGCGGATGCAGGAGGAGGAAGCGGAGCTGGGGTCTTTATTGCCAAACAGTCCAGTCAAAAGAGCCTATACTATGCCACTTGGGCTAGGGATTTATTCTCACGGCATTTTCCCGAAAGCAAGCATCGAGGCATCAAACGCAGGAACTTTTATGTTTTGCGTTACTCGTTCATGCCTGCCATTCTCCTGGAGAATTTCTTTATGGACAACGAGCAGGAATGCAAAACCTATTTGTTAACGCAAAAAGGCAGGGATAGGATCGCTTGGTATATCGTTGATTTGATTCAAAACATTTTAGAACACGGAGATTTAGTCGCTTAG
- a CDS encoding LPD1 domain-containing protein produces the protein MKIIDTLRPEGGSKAEQWWQDQGFKKVYQEFRKGDASNDLKKIKDVRDVSEFFKLKGYQFGNWVTHEDRFNYLAALAVCLFDLNRVLRFKGNNLGLDKHLGVAFGARGKKGAKAHYEPWSHIINMTRYKEAHRFKEPYTKPTRFVISGGVGSFAHEYGHFLDYFFGSRVETTAKVYALSDGHSTDPTRIQYDKNKYPMRYLMESILEKAYWDSSKRSESAYVKRIKELLPDRYWDYFLSRNEIFARLFEQYISYKLKELKIKNVFLTKTKYHTAQYMLLSEIKTVVPLFDKLLIQMRKHF, from the coding sequence ATGAAAATTATAGATACCTTACGTCCTGAGGGCGGTTCAAAGGCAGAGCAATGGTGGCAAGACCAAGGCTTTAAAAAAGTTTACCAAGAATTCAGAAAAGGCGATGCCAGTAATGATTTGAAAAAGATCAAAGATGTACGAGATGTATCGGAATTTTTTAAACTCAAAGGGTATCAATTTGGCAACTGGGTCACCCATGAGGATCGCTTTAATTATTTAGCAGCTTTAGCCGTTTGTCTATTTGATCTCAATCGAGTATTACGCTTTAAAGGCAATAATTTAGGCTTAGACAAACATTTAGGCGTTGCCTTTGGGGCAAGGGGCAAAAAAGGAGCTAAAGCGCATTATGAGCCATGGTCGCACATCATCAACATGACTCGTTACAAGGAAGCGCACCGTTTTAAGGAGCCGTACACCAAACCAACTCGTTTTGTTATTTCGGGTGGAGTGGGTTCTTTTGCGCATGAGTATGGGCATTTCTTGGATTACTTCTTTGGTTCCAGAGTAGAAACAACCGCTAAAGTTTATGCTTTATCGGATGGGCATTCTACTGACCCTACACGGATTCAATACGATAAAAACAAGTACCCCATGCGCTATTTAATGGAGTCCATTTTAGAAAAGGCCTATTGGGATAGCAGCAAACGCTCTGAGTCTGCTTATGTGAAGCGAATTAAAGAGCTACTTCCTGATCGTTATTGGGATTATTTTCTAAGTAGAAATGAGATTTTTGCTCGTTTATTTGAACAGTACATTTCTTATAAACTAAAGGAATTGAAGATTAAAAATGTCTTCCTAACTAAAACCAAGTACCACACCGCTCAATATATGCTCCTTTCGGAAATAAAAACGGTGGTGCCGCTTTTTGACAAGTTATTGATCCAAATGAGAAAGCATTTTTAA
- a CDS encoding DNA adenine methylase, translated as MILTRLGNKRQLAQTIYRHFPNHRMRIDLFFGAGGLFFYSPKAAFNILNDLDDDVTNLFLILKERKEDLYQALELLPISSSLVQHWKKQQETDPLQKAIRFLFLSNFTYLGKGDTLRLGLDNTKARLLTRIEPTFEALKNTKITNYDFREVLGKISFSRTVLDKEKAFVYLDPVYLETEHCYKVPNWTQKESLDCFDIMSHSGIKCAMSEFDHPFILAEAKRRGFNIIPIRERQNIKNRKMELLITNYQPIQRTLF; from the coding sequence ATGATACTAACCCGATTAGGCAACAAACGCCAATTAGCCCAGACCATTTACCGCCATTTTCCAAATCATCGAATGCGAATTGATTTATTTTTTGGAGCAGGAGGTTTGTTCTTTTACAGCCCCAAAGCAGCATTCAATATTTTGAATGATTTGGATGATGATGTTACCAATTTATTTTTGATCCTTAAGGAACGAAAAGAAGATTTATATCAAGCCTTAGAATTATTGCCCATTAGCAGTTCCTTGGTTCAGCATTGGAAAAAACAACAAGAGACAGATCCCCTGCAAAAAGCAATTCGATTTTTGTTCTTGAGCAATTTCACTTATTTGGGAAAAGGGGACACCCTGCGTTTAGGTTTAGACAATACCAAAGCTAGATTATTAACAAGAATAGAACCAACCTTTGAAGCCCTAAAAAACACCAAAATTACGAACTATGATTTTAGGGAAGTCTTGGGCAAAATATCCTTTTCTAGAACGGTGTTGGACAAAGAAAAAGCCTTTGTCTATTTAGATCCTGTCTACCTTGAAACAGAACATTGCTATAAGGTGCCCAACTGGACACAAAAAGAAAGTCTGGATTGCTTTGATATTATGAGCCATTCAGGAATCAAATGTGCCATGAGTGAATTTGACCATCCCTTTATTCTTGCAGAAGCCAAAAGGAGGGGTTTTAATATCATACCCATTCGGGAACGGCAAAACATCAAGAACAGAAAAATGGAACTGCTCATTACCAATTATCAACCCATTCAAAGAACTTTATTTTAA
- a CDS encoding nucleoside triphosphate pyrophosphohydrolase family protein, which translates to MEQYEFYILVVINTPKEESALCFATEAEINGVLPVDTDLNKAYVTKDYYDNDKELIYLEKSAVDALAIGVEGGRKIVPNNKENRKELGLKYKKGFLKKRKVKEPKEAATKKPRFAEWMEVLKMGLNLLLTMKEESKAKKPSPSPAPSRNLTVLAQKIHALNQTKGFWDKHRSVGELLMGVTAELSGAMEAYQESTPANWDLYDAGIYSPKEAFEHYIEHTFEDKIAGAIIRLLDLAAGMNIDIERHVRVKLAYHYLEENKD; encoded by the coding sequence ATGGAACAATACGAATTTTATATCCTTGTGGTCATCAATACGCCCAAAGAAGAAAGCGCTTTGTGTTTTGCAACAGAAGCCGAAATTAATGGGGTATTACCTGTGGATACGGATCTAAACAAAGCTTATGTCACCAAGGATTATTACGACAACGACAAAGAACTAATCTATCTTGAAAAATCAGCAGTAGACGCTTTAGCGATTGGTGTGGAAGGAGGCAGAAAGATCGTGCCCAACAACAAGGAGAACCGCAAGGAATTGGGCTTGAAGTACAAAAAAGGCTTCCTAAAAAAGAGAAAAGTAAAAGAGCCTAAAGAAGCCGCAACTAAAAAGCCACGCTTTGCAGAATGGATGGAGGTGTTAAAGATGGGGTTGAATTTATTGTTGACCATGAAGGAAGAAAGCAAGGCAAAAAAGCCAAGCCCCTCTCCTGCTCCCTCTAGGAATCTAACCGTTTTAGCACAAAAAATTCATGCCCTAAATCAAACCAAGGGATTTTGGGACAAACACCGTTCTGTAGGGGAACTGTTAATGGGAGTTACCGCAGAGCTGAGCGGAGCCATGGAGGCTTACCAAGAAAGTACGCCTGCCAATTGGGATTTGTACGATGCAGGTATTTATAGCCCCAAAGAAGCTTTTGAACACTACATTGAGCATACGTTCGAGGATAAAATTGCTGGTGCCATTATTCGGCTCTTAGACTTAGCGGCAGGAATGAACATAGATATTGAGCGCCATGTTCGGGTTAAGCTGGCTTACCATTATCTGGAAGAAAATAAAGATTAG
- a CDS encoding PD-(D/E)XK nuclease domain-containing protein codes for MDDNNLPYLVKKINTLSDEIQSRFYEYISGNLTPPFTFYEEEMPNYIEFWIEESTKNLYYLILTFLEKKGLSETYKTFKEKFSDRIDKTKNLLENKIYHPENTYESVMVISFFQFLDAFPEFDGREKNVDVLKKLNNILENTNNIIKKLQVIVNREEDIYKAVRWVIELYFPSVKAVGKASFIQQFKSYHPDILIPELKTAIEYKYIKTSKENIIENYIDQIKTDSDNYTGDSRFNNFIAVIHLKDVTIATPDRIKTCWETKKFPKNWNLIISLN; via the coding sequence ATGGATGATAATAATTTACCTTATCTAGTAAAAAAAATCAACACTCTTTCAGATGAAATTCAAAGTAGGTTCTACGAATACATTTCAGGTAATTTAACCCCCCCTTTTACTTTTTATGAAGAAGAAATGCCTAACTATATTGAATTTTGGATAGAAGAATCTACTAAAAATTTGTATTACCTCATACTTACCTTTCTAGAGAAAAAAGGACTTAGTGAAACATATAAAACTTTTAAAGAAAAATTTTCAGATAGAATAGATAAGACAAAAAATTTACTAGAAAACAAAATATATCACCCAGAAAACACTTATGAATCTGTAATGGTTATTAGTTTTTTTCAGTTCTTAGATGCATTTCCAGAATTTGATGGAAGAGAAAAAAACGTTGATGTTTTAAAAAAATTGAATAATATTCTCGAAAATACAAACAATATTATTAAAAAGCTTCAAGTGATAGTAAATAGGGAAGAAGATATTTATAAAGCTGTTCGCTGGGTTATAGAATTGTACTTTCCTAGTGTGAAAGCCGTTGGAAAAGCCTCTTTTATACAACAATTTAAAAGTTATCACCCTGATATACTAATTCCTGAGTTAAAAACAGCAATAGAATACAAGTATATCAAGACATCAAAAGAAAATATTATTGAGAATTATATTGATCAAATTAAAACTGATTCAGATAATTATACTGGTGACTCTCGCTTTAATAACTTCATTGCTGTAATCCATCTAAAGGATGTGACTATTGCTACACCTGATAGAATAAAAACATGTTGGGAAACAAAAAAATTTCCAAAAAATTGGAATTTAATTATATCTCTAAATTAA
- a CDS encoding HNH endonuclease produces MIKIEKDITKVPLSLRIPITVNFTDGKIPRPPRTTHTRRLELIRKGKYVDKPLYNNRYKIKDIKEALNNIYNGKCAFCEWKVEQYHVEHYRPKTTYYWLAYSWDNLLYSCSSCNQYKGVNFKLNGTSATFAFSYKNLKLINQSSSNYDAIEIPMMVNPEVTEPLGNIQFEENGIIKSNDPRFSYTIEYCKIDRIPLNDERRSILNSFRNDIRAILNEKSTLPHIVRTKIYTIVQKFVRDSQDKKNQFLAFRRYAITQGWLNKIIKELTQ; encoded by the coding sequence ATGATAAAAATAGAAAAAGACATAACAAAAGTTCCTCTATCTCTCAGAATTCCAATTACAGTAAACTTTACAGATGGAAAAATTCCTCGTCCTCCTAGAACTACTCATACAAGAAGATTAGAACTCATAAGAAAAGGTAAATATGTAGATAAACCTCTATATAATAATCGCTATAAAATTAAAGATATAAAGGAAGCTTTAAATAATATTTATAATGGGAAATGCGCATTTTGTGAGTGGAAAGTTGAACAATATCATGTAGAACATTATAGACCTAAAACTACATATTATTGGCTAGCATATTCATGGGATAACCTTTTGTATTCGTGCTCATCTTGTAATCAATATAAAGGCGTAAATTTTAAACTTAATGGAACCTCTGCAACTTTTGCTTTTAGTTATAAAAATCTTAAATTAATAAACCAAAGTTCCAGTAATTATGATGCAATTGAAATCCCCATGATGGTGAATCCAGAGGTAACAGAGCCTCTAGGAAATATACAATTTGAAGAGAATGGAATAATAAAATCAAATGATCCTCGATTCTCATATACTATAGAATATTGTAAAATAGATAGAATTCCATTAAATGACGAGAGAAGATCTATTTTGAATAGTTTTAGAAATGACATACGAGCCATCTTAAATGAAAAATCGACTTTACCCCATATAGTTCGCACAAAAATTTATACGATAGTTCAAAAATTCGTAAGAGATTCCCAAGATAAAAAAAATCAATTTCTAGCCTTTAGGCGTTATGCTATAACACAAGGTTGGTTAAATAAGATTATAAAAGAACTGACTCAATAG